Proteins encoded together in one Cicer arietinum cultivar CDC Frontier isolate Library 1 chromosome 4, Cicar.CDCFrontier_v2.0, whole genome shotgun sequence window:
- the LOC101507506 gene encoding uncharacterized protein — MTENARDTVGNRRTRSQAAPDWTVTESLILVNEVAAVEAECSVNLSSYQRWEIIAGNCAALDVDRNLAQCRRKWCSLLSEYDDFRRRRSSSNLDLELFTAVERVVKGREQRGEVDRESDPETEKNEDVDATVEIGPKRKKQRCKSERYCIQNPKNCWPVESSKNLKEKQVHEDNHEEEPEHNDLEDEYLKDFLEKKSKLKSPAKRRPKNIEKPHKSLAKVDENHDIEKPKPISVGNITINSEDNEEMLTLKLQELAIEIQEITAESVDCKEANSENIVDYHTEFTRRQGDKLIARLGNFSNTLKQLFDLLQECK, encoded by the exons CACGCGATCTCAAGCGGCTCCGGACTGGACCGTAACGGAATCTCTCATTCTCGTCAACGAAGTCGCCGCGGTTGAAGCCGAATGTTCCGTTAATCTATCGTCTTACCAGCGGTGGGAAATCATAGCCGGAAACTGCGCCGCCTTGGATGTCGATCGGAACTTGGCTCAGTGTCGTCGGAAGTGGTGCTCTCTTCTCTCTGAGTACGACGATTTCAGAAGAAGAAGATCTTCCTCGAATTTGGATCTTGAATTGTTTACTGCTGTTGAGCGTGTTGTTAAAGGAAGAGAACAACGAGGGGAAGTTGATCGTGAAAGTGATCCTGAAACGGAGAAGAATGAGGACGTCGATGCCACCGTTGAAATTG GACCCAAAAGAAAAAAGCAGCGATGTAAATCTGAGAGATACTGCATTCAAAATCCTAAGAACTGCTGGCCAGTTGAGTCTTCAAAAAATCTGAAAGAAAAACAGGTGCATGAGGACAACCACGAAGAAGAGCCTGAACATAATGATTTAGAAGATGAGTATTTGAAAGACTTCCTAGAAAAGAAATCTAAGTTGAAAAGTCCTGCAAAAAGGCGTCCAAAGAACATAGAGAAGCCGCATAAAAGCCTAGCCAAAGTAGACGAAAACCATGATATTGAAAAGCCAAAGCCGATTAGTGTAGGAAACATAACAATTAACAGTGAAGATAACGAGGAAATGTTGACTCTGAAATTGCAAGAGTTGGCAATAGAGATTCAAGAGATTACTGCTGAATCAGTAGACTGTAAGGAAGCTAACTCGGAGAATATAGTGGACTACCATACTGAATTTACGAGACGCCAAGGGGACAAGCTCATAGCAAGGCTAGGGAATTTCTCTAACACCCTCAAGCAACTATTTGATCTTCTCCAAGAGTGTAAATGa
- the LOC101507189 gene encoding uncharacterized protein encodes MKPSIEPNNETTIDIENSNSKRASISNQHNVPLLLQPSYARSKSIIYDELRNFRICLKWCALDHSSCVGKLISYVSFIFLTLIVPLFTTLFVQVSASSPENDPISLNKLVQIPESALAIISFFTLSRFFRRYGLRQLLFLDALQDDATFVRRGYARELEKAFRYLGYIILPSFFVELGHKIIFLSAVKISAPHISAGFPLNSIVFVLVLVSWVYRTGVYLLVCVIFRLTCQLQILRFEGVHKLFEGCGSEAGFIFKEHVRIRRQLWVISHRYRFFIICCVVTMSVSQLGALLLVLASKSKKTFFNSGDLVICSAVQLSGFLLCILGAAKITHRAQGIVSIATRWHMLVTNAFAESEQCKDQMSEALASDSSDSDSSDIHITIIPQRLSSFHTRQSLVTYLQHNHGGITLYGFTLDRGFLHTLFAFEFSIVLWILSKVVVLS; translated from the exons ATGAAACCTTCAATAGAACCAAACAACGAAACAACCATTGACATAGAAAATTCCAATTCGAAAAGAGCATCTATCTCAAACCAACACAATGTTCCTTTACTACTTCAACCATCTTATGCTAGATCAAAATCAATTATCTATGATGAACtaagaaactttcgaatatgTCTTAAATGGTGTGCTCTTGATCACTCATCATGTGTTGGAAAACTCATTTCTTATGTCTCATTCATCTTCCTCACTTTAATTGTACCTCTTTTCACAACACTTTTTGTTCAAGTCTCTGCATCTTCCCCTGAAAATGATCCTATATCTTTGAACAAACTTGTTCAAATACCGGAATCCGCTCTTGCCATCATTTCCTTCTTCACTCTCTCACGTTTCTTCCGAAG GTACGGCTTACGACAACTTCTATTCTTAGATGCATTGCAAGATGATGCTACATTCGTTCGTCGCGGCTACGCGCGCGAGCTAGAGAAAGCATTCAGATACTTGGGATACATAATCTTACCCTCCTTCTTTGTAGAACTTGGTCATAAAATCATATTCCTCTCAGCAGTTAAGATTTCAGCACCACACATTAGTGCTGGATTCCCTCTAAACTCAATTGTATTTGTATTAGTGTTAGTTTCTTGGGTATATAGAACAGGGGTGTACTTGTTGGTTTGTGTGATTTTTAGGCTAACTTGTCAACTACAAATATTGAGATTTGAAGGGGTTCACAAGCTTTTTGAAGGGTGTGGGTCAGAAGCAGGGTTTATATTTAAAGAACATGTGAGAATTAGAAGACAATTATGGGTTATAAGTCATAGGTatagattttttataatttgttgtGTGGTTACAATGAGTGTTAGTCAATTAGGTGCTCTATTGCTAGTTTTGGCTTCCAAGTCAAAGAAGACATTCTTCAATTCTGGTGACCTTGTG ATATGTTCAGCTGTGCAATTGAGTGGGTTCTTATTGTGCATCTTAGGTGCTGCAAAAATCACACATAGAGCACAAGGAATAGTTTCAATTGCCACAAGATGGCACATGTTGGTGACTAATGCTTTTGCTGAATCAGAGCAATGCAAAGATCAAATGTCTGAGGCACTAGCTAGTGATAGCAGTGATTCTGATTCCTCAGACATACACATAACAATAATACCACAACGACTCTCCTCCTTCCATACCAGACAATCTTTAG TGACATATCTGCAACACAACCATGGAGGGATAACATTGTATGGGTTTACACTTGATCGAGGATTCCTACATACTCTATTTGCCTTTGAGTTCTCTATAGTGCTTTGGATTCTGAGTAAAGTGGTTGTCTTGtcttaa
- the LOC101494687 gene encoding pollen receptor-like kinase 5, whose protein sequence is MAHKRAYYSLFMLSMLTIYFVPIFGDTNGQILIRFRSFLSNNNALNNWIDESNLCNWVGLLCTNNNFYGLRLENMGLGGKIDVDTLLKLSNFVSFSVMNNSFEGPMPEFKRVVKLRGLFLSNNKFSGEILDDAFEGMGNLKRVILAGNGFNGHIPISLAKLPKLLDLDLHGNSFGGNIPEFQQKSFRKFDLSNNQLEGPIPQSLSNEPSSSFSANKGLCGKPLSNPCNNSPTKSIVHPNQAPSSQGKQKKHTKILIVVIIVIAMIVLASIASLLFIQSRRGRRRQNLHLQPILGLQLNSQKTPSLKETQSNVDLTGEFSKGDEHGELNFVREDKGSFDLQSLLRASAEVLGSGSFGSTYKAMVLNGPTLVVKRFRHMNNVGRVEFFEHMKKLGSLTHPNLLPLVAFYYRKDEKFLVYDFGENGSLASHLHGRNGNILTWSNRLKIIKGVARGLSHLYKKFPSQNLPHGHLKSSNVMLNNSFDPLLTEYGLVPITNKNHAQQFMASYKSPEVTHFDRPNEKTDIWCLGILILELLTGKFPSNYLRHGKGDQGSDLATWVNSVVREEWTGEVFDKDMMKTRNVGEGEMLKLLRIGMFCCEWSVERRWDWKMALAKIEELKEKDNINSEDESFSYVSDGDLYSRGVTDDDFSFSVNDHSHVDNFGNVV, encoded by the exons ATGGCTCATAAAAGAGCATACTATAGCCTTTTCATGCTCTCTATGCTAACCATTTATTTTGTCCCAATTTTTGGTGACACAAATGGTCAAATTTTGATTAGGTTCAGAAGCTTTTTGTCCAATAACAATGCTTTAAACAATTGGATTGATGAGTCTAATTTGTGCAATTGGGTTGGTTTATTATGCACAAACAACAACTTTTATGGTTTGAGACTAGAAAACATGGGACTAGGTGGTAAAATTGATGTAGACACATTATTGaagttatcaaattttgttAGTTTTAGTGTCATGAACAATTCATTTGAGGGTCCAATGCCTGAATTCAAAAGGGTTGTGAAGTTAAGGGgattatttttgtccaataataaattttcagGTGAAATTTTAGATGATGCTTTTGAGGGTATGGGAAATCTTAAAAGGGTGATTTTGGCAGGAAATGGTTTCAATGGTCATATACCTATTTCCCTTGCTAAATTGCCTAAGCTTTTGGATTTGGATTTGCATGGAAATAGTTTTGGAGGTAATATACCTGAATTTCAACAAAAGAGTTTTAGAAAATTTGACTTGTCTAATAATCAATTGGAGGGTCCAATACCACAAAGCTTAAGCAATGAGCCCTCATCCTCTTTTTCTG CCAACAAAGGCCTATGTGGAAAACCTTTGAGCAATCCATGCAACAATTCCCCAACCAAATCAATTGTGCATCCCAACCAAGCTCCTTCATCTCAAGGAAAACAAAAGAAACACACAAAAATCCTTATAGTTGTCATCATAGTAATAGCTATGATTGTATTGGCATCAATAGCATCACTCTTATTTATCCAAAGTCGCCGCGGCCGGCGGCGGCAAAACTTACACCTCCAACCCATATTAGGCCTACAACTAAACTCTCAAAAGACACCAAGTCTCAAAGAGACACAATCCAATGTTGATCTAACTGGTGAATTTAGTAAAGGTGATGAGCATGGTGAATTGAACTTTGTTAGGGAAGACAAAGGTAGTTTTGATTTGCAAAGCCTTCTTAGGGCCTCAGCTGAGGTGCTTGGAAGTGGAAGTTTTGGATCAACTTATAAAGCTATGGTTTTGAATGGACCAACTTTGGTTGTAAAGAGATTTAGGCACATGAACAATGTTGGGAGAGTGGAGTTTTTTGAACACATGAAAAAGCTTGGAAGTTTGACACATCCTAATTTGTTGCCTCTTGTTGCTTTCTACTATAGAAAAGATGAGAAGTTTTTGGTTTATGATTTTGGTGAAAATGGTAGCTTGGCTAGTCATCTACATG GTAGAAATGGAAATATACTAACATGGTCAAATcgtttaaaaatcataaaaggaGTAGCAAGAGGCTTATCACATCTCTACAAAAAGTTCCCTTCACAAAACCTACCACATGGTCATCTAAAATCCTCCAATGTAATGCTAAACAATTCATTTGATCCACTTTTAACAGAGTATGGACTTGTTCCTATCACAAACAAAAATCATGCTCAACAATTCATGGCATCCTACAAATCACCAGAAGTCACACACTTTGATAGACCAAATGAGAAAACAGATATTTGGTGTCTTGGAATCTTAATACTAGAACTATTAACAGGAAAGTTTCCATCAAATTATCTAAGACATGGAAAAGGTGATCAAGGTTCTGATTTGGCAACATGGGTTAATTCAGTTGTGAGAGAAGAGTGGACAGGTGAAGTGTTTGATAAAGATATGATGAAGACAAGAAATGTTGGTGAAGGTGAGATGTTGAAGCTTTTGAGAATTGGAATGttttgttgtgaatggagtgtTGAGAGAAGATGGGATTGGAAAATGGCTTTGGCTAAGATTGAAGAACTTAAGGAGAAAGATAATATTAATAGTGAAGATGAATCTTTTTCTTATGTTAGTGATGGTGATTTGTATTCAAGAGGTGTCACTGATGATGACTTCTCTTTTTCTGTTAATGATCATTCACATGTTGATAACTTTGGGAATGTAGTATAG